Proteins from one Acidiphilium multivorum AIU301 genomic window:
- a CDS encoding GNAT family N-acetyltransferase — MSDHSAGVASGAAATLRPAAPADIAALLDLVHALALYEKAPHEVEMTAPMLHEALFGPQPLARAVLAEADGAVAGFALFFTSFSTWTGRAGLYLEDLFVLPAARGRGIGRALLRHLAREAVRLGCARLEWSVLDWNRPAIDFYQSLGAVPLDEWTRYRLKGEALAALAA; from the coding sequence TTGAGCGACCATTCGGCCGGTGTCGCTTCAGGGGCGGCGGCAACGCTTCGCCCTGCGGCACCGGCCGACATCGCCGCGCTGCTCGATCTCGTTCACGCGCTCGCCCTTTATGAAAAGGCGCCCCACGAGGTGGAGATGACCGCGCCGATGCTGCACGAGGCGCTGTTCGGCCCGCAGCCTCTCGCCCGCGCCGTGCTGGCCGAGGCCGATGGCGCGGTCGCCGGTTTCGCCCTGTTCTTCACCAGCTTCTCGACCTGGACCGGCCGGGCCGGGCTCTATCTCGAAGACCTGTTCGTCCTGCCCGCGGCGCGGGGCCGGGGCATCGGCCGCGCCCTGCTGCGCCATCTCGCGCGCGAGGCGGTCCGGCTCGGCTGCGCCCGGCTCGAATGGTCGGTGCTGGACTGGAACCGCCCCGCCATCGATTTCTATCAATCCCTCGGCGCCGTCCCGCTCGATGAATGGACGCGCTACCGTCTGAAGGGCGAGGCCCTCGCCGCCCTTGCCGCATAG
- a CDS encoding L,D-transpeptidase family protein, whose product MTSTGNAPTALLREGGPITLAAAGLTFRVAIGKGGVSDRKREGDGTTPAGLLVLRRVLYRADRISPPACAVPREPLSPDDGWCDDPQHPDYNRMVRLPHEGRHERLWRADAVYDLVGVLGWNDNPVVRGSGSAIFLHVARPDYAPTDGCIALALPDLLALLKAGLEAIMVQ is encoded by the coding sequence GTGACGTCGACAGGCAACGCGCCGACGGCGCTATTACGCGAAGGGGGGCCGATTACGCTGGCGGCCGCCGGGCTGACATTCCGCGTCGCCATCGGCAAAGGGGGCGTCTCTGACAGGAAGCGCGAAGGAGACGGCACGACGCCAGCCGGCCTCCTCGTGCTCCGGCGCGTGCTGTACCGCGCCGATCGGATCTCACCGCCGGCGTGCGCGGTGCCGCGCGAGCCCCTGTCTCCCGACGATGGCTGGTGCGACGACCCCCAGCATCCTGACTACAACCGGATGGTCCGCCTGCCGCATGAGGGCCGGCATGAACGTCTCTGGCGCGCCGACGCCGTCTACGATCTGGTCGGCGTGCTCGGCTGGAACGACAACCCGGTGGTCCGCGGTTCTGGGTCGGCGATCTTCCTGCATGTGGCGCGCCCGGATTATGCGCCGACCGATGGTTGCATCGCTCTCGCCCTGCCCGACCTTCTGGCGTTGCTGAAGGCCGGGCTTGAGGCGATCATGGTTCAGTGA
- a CDS encoding response regulator transcription factor, whose amino-acid sequence MGYMANVHPILVVDDDLALRSTLCEQLRAEDEFAPSEAGSIVEAERMIASAEQRFDAIILDVSLPDGDGRSFCARLREEGIKVPIIMLTGSAAEQDVVRGLDSGANDYVAKPFRLAELMARLRAHLRNFESSEDAVLQIGPYTFRPAMKLLHEPSQNRRIRLTDKEAAILKFLYRAGGKSVGRQVLLNEVWGYNAAVTTHTLETHVYRLRQKIEPEPAHARLLITEGGGYRLNQPVSDAA is encoded by the coding sequence ATGGGATACATGGCGAACGTTCACCCGATCCTGGTCGTCGATGATGATCTGGCATTGCGTTCGACGCTCTGCGAGCAATTGCGGGCTGAAGACGAGTTCGCGCCGAGCGAGGCCGGCTCGATTGTTGAAGCCGAACGAATGATTGCTTCGGCCGAGCAACGGTTTGATGCCATCATCCTTGACGTAAGCCTGCCCGACGGCGACGGGCGCAGCTTCTGCGCACGGTTGCGTGAGGAGGGAATCAAGGTTCCGATCATCATGCTGACCGGGTCCGCGGCTGAGCAGGATGTGGTGCGAGGGCTCGATTCAGGGGCGAACGACTATGTCGCCAAGCCTTTCCGCCTCGCTGAGCTGATGGCCCGGCTGCGCGCTCATCTCCGCAACTTTGAAAGCAGCGAGGACGCAGTCCTCCAGATCGGGCCGTACACATTCCGCCCCGCGATGAAGTTGCTGCACGAACCGTCACAGAACAGACGGATTCGCCTGACCGACAAGGAGGCTGCAATCCTGAAATTCCTCTACCGCGCGGGCGGGAAATCGGTTGGCAGACAGGTCCTGCTGAACGAGGTGTGGGGCTACAACGCCGCTGTCACCACTCATACCCTGGAGACGCATGTCTACCGGCTGCGCCAGAAGATCGAGCCCGAGCCAGCCCATGCCCGACTGCTGATCACCGAGGGCGGTGGATACCGCCTCAACCAACCGGTGAGCGACGCGGCGTGA
- a CDS encoding DUF6538 domain-containing protein encodes MASTTDKRWLLLRHRTWWVVLDVPRKLRRQLGKSRFAASLKTHDLAVNFHSLRHWFITKARRNADQAVVARIVGHAQQTITDHVYNHGPGDDVERRCVEAVRLPE; translated from the coding sequence ATGGCATCGACCACTGACAAGCGTTGGTTACTCCTTCGTCATAGGACTTGGTGGGTGGTTCTTGATGTTCCGCGCAAGCTCCGTAGGCAGCTTGGCAAGTCGCGCTTCGCCGCCAGCCTCAAGACCCATGATCTCGCTGTGAACTTCCACTCGCTGCGGCACTGGTTCATCACGAAGGCACGGCGGAACGCTGACCAAGCGGTTGTCGCCCGCATTGTCGGCCACGCTCAGCAGACCATCACCGACCATGTTTACAACCACGGCCCGGGCGATGACGTCGAGCGGCGCTGTGTCGAGGCTGTGCGTCTCCCCGAGTAG
- a CDS encoding recombinase family protein yields MVERFVAYLRVSTARQGQSGLGLEAQRSAIAGYLSAAARELLDEFVEVESGKNADRPQLAAAFQACRLTGARLLIAKLDRLSRDAGFLLGLEKAGVEFVAVDMPHANRLTIGIMAVVADEERRMISARTKAALAAAKARGTVLGGYRGGPNVDNRLGTAAAMRRADAFAERVGPTIEAMQAQGLSLGAIAEQLNERQIRTARGGRWAAMSVKRVIERRAAH; encoded by the coding sequence ATGGTCGAGCGGTTCGTAGCGTATCTGAGGGTTTCAACGGCGCGGCAGGGGCAAAGCGGCCTTGGGCTGGAGGCGCAGCGCAGTGCCATCGCGGGCTACCTCAGCGCAGCAGCTCGTGAGCTGCTGGACGAGTTCGTCGAGGTCGAGAGCGGCAAGAATGCCGACAGGCCGCAACTGGCTGCGGCCTTTCAGGCATGCCGGTTGACCGGGGCGCGGCTCCTGATAGCCAAGCTCGACCGGCTCAGCCGAGATGCGGGTTTCCTGTTGGGACTGGAGAAGGCGGGTGTCGAGTTCGTAGCAGTCGACATGCCACACGCGAACCGCCTGACCATCGGCATCATGGCTGTGGTGGCGGATGAGGAGCGGCGGATGATCTCAGCGCGCACCAAGGCAGCGCTGGCAGCGGCAAAGGCTCGCGGGACCGTGCTAGGCGGCTACCGGGGCGGCCCGAATGTCGACAACCGGCTTGGCACAGCCGCCGCGATGCGGCGCGCTGATGCGTTCGCGGAGCGCGTTGGGCCGACTATCGAGGCCATGCAAGCGCAGGGGCTGAGCCTTGGGGCCATTGCGGAGCAGCTCAACGAACGACAGATCAGGACGGCACGAGGCGGTCGCTGGGCCGCCATGAGCGTCAAGCGGGTCATTGAGAGACGAGCAGCGCACTAG
- a CDS encoding pyruvate dehydrogenase complex dihydrolipoamide acetyltransferase, translating into MATNILMPALSPTMTEGTLARWLKKEGETIKAGDVIAEIETDKATMEVEAVDEGVLGKILVAAGSENVAVNAPIAILVEPGEAVPDSAPAAPAPKPAAAPEPVAAPAPAAAAPAAPAAETTGHGPRVFASPLARRMAQQAGIDLATLKGSGPNGRIVKADIDAARGSAPEAAAPAPKAPAAAPPAQAAAAPAAPITAPHDAIPHSSMRKVIAKRLQAAKQTIPHFYLSMDVELDALLKLRAELNAQSPKEGPGAFKLSVNDLIIKAVAVALRRVPAANASFTEEAMIRYHDVDISVAVAIPDGLITPIIRKADQKGLAAISNEMKDLAARAKAGKLKPDEFQGGSFSISNLGMYGISSFSAIINPPQGGILAIGAGEKRPVVKGEQIAIATVMTVTLSCDHRVVDGAVGAEFLAAFKSIVEQPLGLML; encoded by the coding sequence ATGGCCACGAACATCCTGATGCCGGCACTCTCGCCCACCATGACGGAAGGCACGCTGGCGCGCTGGCTCAAGAAGGAAGGCGAGACGATCAAGGCCGGCGACGTCATCGCCGAGATCGAGACCGACAAGGCGACGATGGAGGTCGAGGCGGTCGACGAGGGCGTTCTCGGCAAGATCCTGGTCGCTGCCGGATCGGAGAATGTCGCGGTGAACGCGCCGATCGCCATTCTCGTCGAACCGGGCGAAGCCGTGCCGGACAGCGCGCCCGCTGCCCCGGCGCCAAAGCCCGCCGCCGCGCCGGAACCGGTGGCGGCACCTGCCCCGGCTGCGGCAGCTCCGGCCGCGCCGGCGGCGGAGACGACCGGGCATGGCCCGCGCGTCTTCGCTTCGCCGCTCGCCCGCCGCATGGCGCAGCAGGCGGGGATCGACCTCGCCACGCTCAAGGGCTCCGGCCCGAACGGGCGGATCGTCAAGGCGGATATCGACGCCGCCCGCGGCAGTGCCCCGGAAGCCGCGGCACCGGCGCCGAAAGCGCCAGCTGCCGCCCCACCGGCGCAAGCCGCCGCGGCCCCGGCCGCGCCGATCACCGCGCCGCATGACGCGATCCCGCATTCCTCGATGCGCAAGGTGATCGCGAAGCGGTTGCAGGCCGCGAAACAGACCATTCCGCATTTCTATCTGTCGATGGATGTCGAGCTCGACGCGCTGCTCAAGCTGCGCGCCGAGCTGAACGCGCAATCCCCCAAGGAGGGGCCGGGCGCGTTCAAGCTTTCGGTCAACGACCTGATCATCAAGGCGGTCGCCGTCGCCCTGCGCCGCGTTCCGGCGGCCAACGCCTCGTTCACCGAGGAGGCGATGATCCGTTATCACGACGTGGACATCTCGGTGGCCGTCGCGATTCCGGACGGGCTGATCACGCCGATCATCCGCAAGGCGGACCAGAAAGGCCTGGCCGCGATCAGCAACGAGATGAAGGATCTCGCCGCGCGGGCAAAGGCCGGCAAGCTGAAGCCGGACGAATTCCAGGGCGGATCGTTCTCGATCTCCAATCTTGGCATGTATGGCATCAGCTCGTTCTCGGCGATCATCAACCCGCCGCAGGGCGGCATTCTCGCCATCGGCGCCGGCGAGAAGCGGCCGGTGGTGAAGGGTGAGCAGATCGCCATCGCCACGGTGATGACCGTCACCCTGTCCTGCGACCATCGCGTGGTGGATGGCGCGGTCGGCGCCGAATTCCTCGCGGCGTTCAAGTCCATCGTCGAACAGCCGCTGGGGCTGATGCTTTGA
- the ribA gene encoding GTP cyclohydrolase II, with amino-acid sequence MHRAVGDARRGVPVVLAGQHPLIVVPAETVGAEGLHLIDRLGSSGAMLLLAPSRAAAVLQEPLDETLPAIALGLTRPLIDVATLRRLADPTLEQIMPGFRRVAPPPLAEAALALGKQARLLPAMITAPVRPGWASLPLGGGLLAVPAADLLAYNRNVAATLHRVAEVAVPLDDAPDARLVAFRALDQGIEHMAILVGDPSAQAAPLVRIHSECFTGDLLGSLRCDCGPQLKGAIRRMAQEGGGVVLYLAQEGRGIGLINKLRAYTLQDRGLDTVDANRALGWGADERNFHIAAAMLAALGLDHIRLLTNNPEKTAGLAACGVDVVERVPHVIAPNGVNDLYLATKARRFGHLLD; translated from the coding sequence GTGCATAGGGCCGTCGGCGACGCGCGGCGGGGCGTGCCGGTCGTGCTGGCCGGGCAGCATCCGCTGATCGTCGTCCCGGCCGAGACAGTGGGTGCCGAAGGGCTCCACCTCATCGACCGCCTGGGAAGTTCCGGCGCCATGCTGTTGCTGGCCCCGTCGCGGGCGGCCGCCGTGTTGCAGGAACCGCTTGATGAGACTCTCCCGGCGATTGCGCTCGGCCTGACCCGCCCGCTGATCGATGTCGCCACACTCCGCCGCCTTGCGGATCCAACCCTTGAGCAGATCATGCCAGGCTTCCGCCGTGTTGCGCCGCCACCGCTGGCCGAGGCGGCGCTGGCGCTGGGCAAGCAGGCGCGGCTGTTGCCGGCGATGATCACGGCGCCGGTCCGTCCGGGCTGGGCGTCGCTGCCTCTTGGTGGCGGCCTGCTGGCGGTGCCTGCCGCCGACCTGCTGGCTTACAATCGGAATGTCGCGGCAACCCTTCACCGCGTGGCGGAAGTCGCGGTGCCGCTGGACGACGCGCCGGACGCCCGACTCGTGGCGTTTCGCGCACTCGATCAGGGTATCGAGCACATGGCGATCCTGGTCGGCGACCCGTCGGCGCAGGCCGCGCCGCTGGTGAGGATCCATTCCGAATGTTTCACCGGCGATCTGCTGGGCTCGCTGCGCTGCGACTGCGGCCCCCAGCTCAAGGGGGCCATTCGTCGCATGGCGCAGGAAGGCGGCGGTGTCGTCCTCTATCTCGCGCAAGAGGGGCGCGGAATCGGGCTGATCAACAAGTTGCGCGCTTACACGTTGCAGGATCGCGGTCTCGATACCGTCGATGCCAACCGGGCGCTTGGCTGGGGGGCGGACGAACGCAACTTCCACATCGCTGCCGCGATGCTGGCGGCATTGGGGCTCGACCACATCCGCCTGCTGACGAACAATCCCGAAAAGACGGCCGGCCTCGCCGCGTGTGGCGTGGATGTCGTCGAGCGGGTGCCGCATGTGATCGCGCCGAACGGCGTCAATGACCTTTATCTTGCGACCAAGGCCCGCCGGTTCGGCCACCTGCTGGACTAG
- a CDS encoding pyruvate dehydrogenase complex E1 component subunit beta encodes MTTDVLMPALSPTMTEGKLAKWLKKVGDRVKAGDVLAEIETDKATMEVEAVDEGELLRILVDEGTENVAVNTPIAVLGAHGEKAESPSAAAPAPQATPAPAPAPAPAHQPAAAPKAPPAEVAPAAENDWGPTQEITVREALRDAMAAEMRRDADVFLMGEEVAQYQGAYKISQGLLDEFGAKRVIDTPITEHGFTGMAVGAAMSGLKPIVEFMTFNFAMQAIDQIINSAAKTLYMSGGQMGCPIVFRGPNGAAARVAAQHSQCYASWYAHCPGLKVVAPWSAADAKGLLRAAIRDPNPVIFLENEILYGHKHQCPTDDDFILPIGKAKVERAGEDVTIVAFSLMVDVALKAAEALDQQGISAEVINLRTIRPLDIETIVNSVKKTNRVVSVEEGWPFAGIGAEIAMQITEHAFDWLDAPPTRVAGLDVPMPYAANLEKLALPQPDWVVGAVKKLF; translated from the coding sequence ATGACCACGGACGTTCTGATGCCCGCGCTCTCGCCGACGATGACCGAGGGCAAGCTGGCCAAATGGCTCAAGAAGGTCGGCGACCGGGTCAAGGCCGGCGATGTTCTCGCCGAGATCGAGACCGACAAGGCGACGATGGAGGTCGAGGCGGTCGACGAGGGCGAGCTGCTGCGAATCCTGGTCGATGAGGGGACTGAAAACGTCGCGGTGAACACGCCGATCGCGGTGCTCGGCGCGCATGGCGAAAAGGCAGAGTCCCCTTCCGCCGCCGCGCCGGCGCCGCAGGCTACGCCCGCGCCCGCGCCCGCGCCCGCGCCCGCGCACCAGCCCGCTGCCGCGCCGAAGGCGCCGCCTGCCGAGGTGGCGCCGGCCGCCGAGAACGATTGGGGCCCGACGCAGGAAATCACCGTCCGCGAGGCGCTGCGCGATGCGATGGCCGCCGAGATGCGGCGCGATGCCGACGTGTTCCTGATGGGCGAGGAGGTTGCCCAGTATCAGGGCGCGTACAAGATCAGCCAGGGCCTGCTCGACGAGTTCGGCGCGAAGCGGGTGATCGACACGCCGATCACCGAGCACGGTTTCACCGGCATGGCGGTGGGGGCGGCGATGTCCGGCCTCAAGCCGATCGTCGAGTTCATGACGTTCAACTTCGCCATGCAGGCGATCGACCAGATCATCAATTCGGCGGCGAAGACGCTCTACATGTCCGGCGGGCAGATGGGCTGCCCCATCGTCTTCCGCGGGCCGAACGGCGCTGCCGCCCGCGTCGCGGCCCAGCACAGCCAGTGCTACGCCTCGTGGTATGCGCATTGCCCGGGCCTCAAGGTGGTCGCCCCGTGGTCGGCGGCGGATGCGAAGGGCTTGCTGCGCGCGGCGATCCGCGACCCGAACCCGGTCATCTTCCTCGAGAACGAGATTCTCTACGGCCACAAGCACCAATGCCCGACCGACGATGACTTCATCCTGCCGATCGGCAAGGCCAAGGTCGAGCGCGCGGGCGAGGATGTCACCATCGTTGCTTTCTCGCTGATGGTCGATGTCGCGCTGAAGGCCGCCGAGGCGCTGGACCAGCAGGGGATTTCGGCGGAGGTGATCAACCTGCGCACGATCCGCCCGCTCGACATCGAGACCATCGTGAATTCGGTGAAGAAGACCAACCGCGTCGTCTCGGTCGAGGAGGGCTGGCCCTTTGCCGGCATCGGTGCCGAGATCGCGATGCAGATCACCGAACATGCGTTCGACTGGCTGGACGCGCCGCCGACCCGCGTCGCCGGGCTCGACGTGCCGATGCCCTATGCCGCCAATCTGGAAAAGCTCGCGCTGCCCCAGCCGGACTGGGTCGTCGGCGCCGTCAAGAAACTGTTCTGA
- the pdhA gene encoding pyruvate dehydrogenase (acetyl-transferring) E1 component subunit alpha: MDRDELLAAYEKMLLIRRFEEKAGQLYGMGLIGGFCHLYIGQEAVVTGMQLAIEPGDQVITSYRDHGHMIACDMDPKGVMAELTGRAGGYSKGKGGSMHMFSKEKGFFGGHGIVGAQVSLGTGLAFANHYRGNDRVCLTYFGEGASNQGQVFESFNLAALMKLPVIFIIENNRYGMGTSVERASASRDLSLNGAPWSIPGLQVDGMDVQAVKEAGEQAVAHCRAGNGPFLLEMKTYRYRGHSMSDPAKYRTREEVQKMRTEHDCIDLARKALEAMGVSDEMFKAIDDDIKKRVQDAADFAQQSPEPDESELWTDVLVEG, encoded by the coding sequence ATGGACAGGGACGAGCTTCTGGCCGCCTACGAAAAGATGCTGCTGATCCGCCGTTTCGAGGAAAAGGCCGGCCAGCTCTACGGCATGGGGCTGATCGGCGGGTTCTGCCATCTCTATATCGGGCAGGAAGCGGTGGTGACCGGCATGCAGCTGGCGATCGAGCCGGGCGACCAGGTCATCACCTCCTATCGCGATCACGGCCACATGATCGCCTGCGACATGGACCCGAAAGGCGTCATGGCCGAGCTGACCGGCCGGGCCGGCGGCTATTCCAAGGGCAAGGGCGGCTCGATGCACATGTTCTCGAAGGAGAAGGGCTTCTTCGGCGGGCACGGCATCGTCGGCGCGCAGGTCTCGCTCGGCACCGGCCTTGCGTTCGCCAATCACTATCGCGGCAATGACCGCGTCTGCCTGACTTATTTCGGCGAGGGCGCCTCGAACCAGGGCCAGGTGTTCGAGAGCTTCAACCTCGCGGCGCTGATGAAGCTGCCGGTGATCTTCATCATCGAGAACAACCGCTATGGCATGGGCACCAGCGTCGAGCGCGCGTCGGCCTCGCGCGATCTCAGCCTGAACGGCGCGCCCTGGAGCATTCCGGGCCTGCAGGTGGACGGGATGGACGTTCAGGCCGTCAAGGAAGCGGGCGAGCAGGCGGTCGCGCATTGCCGGGCGGGGAACGGGCCGTTCCTGCTGGAGATGAAGACCTATCGCTATCGCGGCCACTCGATGTCCGACCCCGCGAAATACCGCACCCGCGAGGAGGTGCAGAAGATGCGGACCGAGCACGATTGCATCGATCTCGCCCGCAAGGCGCTGGAGGCGATGGGGGTGAGCGACGAGATGTTCAAGGCGATCGACGACGACATCAAGAAGCGGGTGCAGGACGCGGCCGATTTCGCGCAGCAGAGCCCCGAACCCGATGAATCCGAACTCTGGACCGATGTGCTGGTGGAGGGCTGA
- a CDS encoding IS1380 family transposase, whose product MPTECSAEKFEFGEVSGRVVVAGFDGGAITSDAGALLLGATDRAIRLTERFAACFTDRRSPDHIEHDVRTLLLQRVVGIALGYEDLIDHDQLRHDPVLAVLAGKLAARRAGCAPLAGKSTLNRLELSRADATRYHRISHDPAAIEALFVDLFLDAHRKPPAQITLDLDATDDPLHGHQEGRFFHGYYDCFCYLPLYVFCGRHLLAAKLRRSNIDAAAGAVEEIARIVRQIRRRWPRVRILLRGDSGFCRDTLMSWCEANRVDYVFGLARNPRLVAEIGAELAAAEAESTATGRPARRFRDFIWQTLESWDRPRRVIGKAEWTQGEANPRFIVTSLKPAEVAGQYLYEAIYCARGEMENRIKECQLDLFADRTSAATMRANQLRLWFASMAYVLLCALRRIGLVHTQFAQATCGTIRLKLLKIGAQVTCSVRRIRIAMASAHPWQYEFSIAHALLGNAGA is encoded by the coding sequence ATGCCGACAGAGTGTAGTGCGGAAAAGTTTGAATTTGGAGAGGTTTCCGGTCGCGTCGTGGTCGCCGGTTTCGATGGCGGTGCGATCACCTCGGATGCCGGCGCGCTGCTGCTCGGTGCGACCGATCGGGCGATCCGGCTGACCGAGCGCTTCGCCGCCTGTTTCACCGACCGGCGCTCCCCCGATCACATTGAGCACGACGTGCGCACACTCCTGCTGCAGCGCGTGGTTGGCATCGCGCTCGGCTATGAGGACCTGATCGATCATGACCAACTACGCCATGACCCGGTGCTCGCCGTCCTCGCCGGCAAGCTCGCGGCACGGCGTGCGGGCTGCGCACCGCTGGCCGGCAAGTCGACGCTGAACCGGCTGGAGCTGAGCCGCGCTGATGCCACGCGGTATCACCGGATCAGCCATGACCCGGCGGCCATCGAGGCGCTGTTCGTCGATCTGTTCCTCGACGCCCATCGCAAGCCGCCGGCGCAGATCACACTCGATCTCGACGCCACCGACGATCCCCTGCACGGCCACCAGGAGGGGCGGTTCTTCCACGGCTATTACGACTGCTTCTGCTATCTGCCGCTCTACGTCTTCTGCGGCCGGCACCTGCTGGCGGCCAAACTGCGGCGATCGAACATCGACGCTGCCGCCGGCGCCGTCGAGGAGATCGCGCGGATCGTCCGCCAGATCCGCCGGCGCTGGCCGCGCGTGCGGATTTTGCTCCGCGGGGATTCCGGCTTCTGCCGCGACACCCTGATGAGCTGGTGCGAGGCCAACCGCGTCGACTACGTCTTCGGCCTCGCGCGTAACCCGCGCCTGGTCGCGGAAATCGGCGCTGAACTCGCCGCTGCCGAGGCCGAGAGCACCGCGACCGGCAGGCCGGCCCGCCGGTTCCGCGACTTCATCTGGCAGACGCTGGAGAGCTGGGATCGTCCCCGGCGTGTGATCGGCAAGGCGGAATGGACCCAGGGCGAGGCCAATCCCCGCTTCATCGTCACCTCGCTCAAGCCCGCGGAGGTCGCCGGCCAATATCTCTACGAGGCGATCTACTGCGCCCGTGGCGAGATGGAGAACCGGATCAAGGAGTGCCAGCTCGACCTGTTCGCCGACCGCACCTCGGCCGCCACCATGCGCGCCAATCAGCTGCGCCTCTGGTTCGCCTCGATGGCCTATGTCCTGCTCTGCGCACTGCGCCGGATCGGCCTGGTCCACACCCAGTTCGCCCAGGCCACATGTGGCACGATCCGCCTGAAGCTGCTCAAGATCGGTGCCCAGGTAACATGCAGTGTCCGGCGCATCCGCATCGCAATGGCTTCAGCCCATCCCTGGCAATACGAATTCAGCATCGCCCACGCCTTGCTCGGAAACGCCGGCGCCTGA
- a CDS encoding FtsB family cell division protein, whose protein sequence is MKRRLRALVLPVLFLVVTAYFVFNAINGSRGIIAQRHDQAVLVKDRQSLTDVTARRDRWQARVDALHHHAIAPDMLNEQARAVLNLADPDDLAVPLHPAPAPASSAPAAPTPAAPGRPHS, encoded by the coding sequence GTGAAACGGCGCTTGAGAGCGTTGGTGCTGCCCGTTCTCTTCCTCGTGGTGACGGCGTATTTCGTTTTCAATGCCATCAATGGTTCGCGCGGGATCATCGCCCAGCGCCACGACCAAGCCGTTCTTGTGAAGGACCGGCAGTCATTGACCGATGTGACGGCCCGGCGCGACCGCTGGCAGGCCCGGGTCGATGCCCTGCATCATCACGCTATCGCGCCGGACATGCTCAACGAACAGGCGCGAGCCGTGCTCAATCTTGCTGATCCCGACGATCTCGCCGTGCCGCTCCATCCGGCCCCGGCCCCGGCGTCGTCCGCGCCTGCGGCACCAACGCCTGCGGCGCCGGGCCGTCCCCACTCCTGA